A region of the Pseudarthrobacter sp. MM222 genome:
CCCTTGCCGCCCTCGCCATCGGTGCCCGGTACCTGACCAACATCGGCGAAACGAAGAAGACCCGGCTGGACGCCCTGTCGGTCGTGCTGACGGTACCCGCCTTCGGTGGCCTGGTGTACGGACTCAGCCAGATTGGCGGGGGCCAGAGCGGGCCCGGCTCACCGGCCGTAATCGCACTGGTCATTGGGGCGGCAGCTATGGTCGCCTTCGTTTTCCGGCAGCTGCGCCTGCAGAAGTCCTCGGCACCCCTGCTGGACCTGCGCGCCTTCGACTTCCGCATGTTTACCGTCTCGGTCCTGCTGCTCGTCGTCGCCATGATCGCCCTGTTCGGCGCCGTGATCCTACTGCCGCTGTACCTTCAGGAAATCCGTGGACTCAAGTCGCTGGAGACGGGCCTGGTGCTGCTCCCGGGCGGACTGGCCATGGGCCTGCTGGGCCCGTTCATCGGCCGCATCTTCGACAAGGTGGGACCGCTGCCCCTGACCGTCACGGGCTCGGCCCTGCTGGTGCTGTCCCTGTTCCAGTTCTCCCTGCTGGACGCAAATACGTCGGTGGCCTGGATCATTGCCCTGCACGTGGGCCTGAGCCTGGGGCTGGCCCTGATCTTCACGCCTGCCTTCACCACCGGACTCAACCCGCTGCCTCCGCACCTCTACTCGCACGGTTCCGCCATCCTGAGCACCCTGCAGCAGGTGGCCGGTGCCGCCGGGACCGCCCTGCTGGTGTCCATCTACGCTGTTGTCGCCGCAAGCGCGGGAATGGTCGCCGGGATGCACGCCGCGTTCCTGACCGCAGCCGCAATCGCCCTGGCCGCCGTCGTGCTGTCCACGCTGATGCGCAAGACCGCAGCAGCGGAGCACCCGGCCCCGGTCCACTAAGGCTTAGCCGGCGAAGAATTCGCTCAGTTCGGTGATGAGCTTGTCCGGTGCCTTGTTGACGCCGTCGTGCCCCATGCCCGGCAGGATTGTGTAACTCGAGCCGGAGAGAACGTCGTGGATCTGGGCGCAGGCCACGCCGAAGTACGCGGGGCTCTTCTCGCCCACGATGATCAGCGTCTCAAGTGGGAGTTCCAGGAACGGTTCGGCCGGCATGTCGGCGGCGATGATGGCCTTGATCTCGCGGACGCCGGTCTGCATGAGCTCGCGCATCTGCTTGCCGATCGGGGTGCCGGCCGCGAGCTTGTTGGCCAGGGTCAGCATGGACAGCGGCATCCGGGACAGGGCGCTGCCGGTCTCGAGCCCCCTGAGCAGGACGGCGAGAGCCCTGTCGTCGTCACCGGCCGCCGTGGCCCGCTCGTATTCGGTGGTCCAGTCCGCCGTGACGCTGTGATTGACGGACACGGCCGGGTCAAAGACGGCGAGGCGTTCCACCGGCAGGGTGCGGGCAGCGTGCAGGGCCACAGCCCCGCCGAAGCTGTGGCCAAAGACATCCGTGCTGGAGGTGTGCTTCATGACCGCATCGAGATCGCGGATGTCCACGTCCAGGGTGTAATCCTCCGGCTGGGGCGAGGAGGAGCCGCGGCCCCGACGGTTGAAGGTGTGGACCGGCCGGCCCAGCGAAACGCTGAGCTTCTGCGCGAATCGGGTGTAGTCGACTGCGGTCACCATCGAGGCCGGCACGACGACGACGCCGGAACCCGCCGAGGCCAGCTCCGCGCCCGTGCTGAAAAGCTCGATCGTTCCGCCGTCGGGGGTTCTGATGTTCTCGCGGGTCATGCTCCGAGCCTAGCCGAGGCTGCAGCTACGGCGTAGTAGGCGCCCGGGCACCCGGGACTCTCAGCTGCCCAGCTGCCCGCCGGAGACCTCGAGGTAGCAGGAACCGCAGAGCGATTCGTACCAGACGTCCTGGCCGTCGATGGCGACCTGGTCGCCGTCGAACACCACCTGGTTGCCGACCCGGCGGGTGTTGAAGATGGCCTTGCGGCCGCAGCGGCAAATCGTCTTGAGTTCCTCGACAGTGTGTGCGATCTCCAGGAGCCGGAGCGACCCGGGGAACGCGCGGGTCCGGAAATCGGTGCGGATACCGTAGGCGAGCACGGGGACCTGGTCCAGGACGGCGATGCGGAAAAGGTCGTCCACCTGGGCCGGTTCCAGGAACTGCGCCTCGTCCACGAGCAGGCACGCCACCGGCTGGGTATCGACATGCTCCAGCAGGGCATCTGGATCGTCCCCGTGCGCGTGGGCGGTGAACAGCTCCCGGACCGAAGCGCCGGCGGGGATCACGAAGTCCACCGGGCGGGTCATGCCCAGGCGGGACACGACGTCGGAGTCGCCCTTGGTGTCGACGTCGGGTTTGGCGAGCAGCACCCGCTGTCCCCGTTCCTCATAGTTGAAGGCGGCCTGGAGCAGGCCCGTTGACTTGCCGGAGTTCATGGCGCCGTAGCGGAAGTAGAGCTTGGCCAAGGGGGTCCTTTCAAAAGGGTCGCCCCCCGATTCTAAAGGCCTGTCCTTCAGCCGGATCTATTCCCGCGCCCCTCCGCGGCCGGTGCCGATCCGCCGGGACCCGGACGGGCGGAAACCCCGGTAAACTTGGGGATTGTGACTTCCCAAAACACCCCCGCCCCGAACACCGCCGCCGAGCTCCACGACGCCAGCGAGCAGACGCGCATCCGGATGGAGAAGCGCGCCAAGCTGATCGAGCGCGGCATCGAGGCGTATCCGGTGGGTGTTGAGCGCACGCATTCACTGACCGAAATCCGCGAAAAGTACGCTCACCTGGAGGCGGACGAAACTACCGGCGACACCGTCGGCGTGACGGGCCGGATTGTCTTCATCCGGAACACCGGCAAGCTCTGCTTCGCCACCCTGCAGGAAGGCGGCGCCGACGGCAAGGCCGTCCGCCTCCAGATCATGCTGAGCCTGGCCAACATCGGCGAGGAGGCGCTCGCGGACTGGAAGTCCCTCGTGGACTTGGGCGATCACGTCTTCATCAAGGGTGAGGTCATCTCCTCACGCCGCGGCGAGCTCTCCGTCATGGCCGATTCCTGGTCCATGGCGTCCAAGGCGCTGCGCCCGCTGCCGGTGCTGCACGCCGAACTGAACGAAGAAACCCGCGTCCGCCAGCGTTACGTGGACCTCATCGTCCGCGACGAGGCCCGCGAAATGGTGTACACCCGCGCCGCCGTCACGCGTTCCATCCGCGAGACCCTGCACCGCCAGGGCTACGTCGAGGTGGAAACCCCGATGCTGCAGCTGGTCCACGGCGGCGCCACGGCCCGCCCGTTCGAGACGCACATGAACGCCTTCGACCAGAAGATGACCCTGCGCATCGCCACCGAGCTTTACCTGAAGCGCACCGTCGTCGGCGGCATCGACCGCGTCTACGACATGGGCCGCGTGTTCCGCAACGAGGGCGTCGACTCCACCCACAGCCCCGAGTTCACCACCCTGGAGAGCTACGAGGCCTGGGCCGACCAGTTCGTCATGGCGGACCGGATCAAGGAAATCATCCTCGACGCCGCCGACGCCGCCGGCGTGGGCCGCGTGCTGCAGACCGAAGCCGGCGAGATCAACCTCGACGGCGACTGGGCCTGGCTTGCCGTGTACCCGGGGCTTTCCGAAGCCGTCGGGCAGGAAATCACCCCCGACACCGCTGCCCCAGAGCTGCTCGCCCTCGCCGCGAAGCACGACGTCAAGGTCGACGCGAACTGGGAGGCCGAAAAGCTCGTGGTGGAGCTCTTCGGCGAGATCGTGGAGCCGACCCTGATGAACCCCACCTTTGTCTACGATTACCCGCCGTCCGCGCAGCCGCTGGCCCGCCAGCACCGCGAAGATGGCCGGCTCATCGAAGCCTGGGACCTGATCATCGGCGGCATGGAGCGCGGCACTGCCTTCTCCGAACTGATTGACCCCGTCATCCAGCGTGAACGGCTCACCGAGCAGTCCCGCCGTTCCGCCGCCGGCGACGCGGAGGCCATGCAGCTGGACGAGGACTTCCTGCGGGCCCTGGAGTACGGTGCGCCGCCGATGGGCGGGATCGGCCTGGGCATCGACCGGCTGGTGATGCTCTTCACCGGCGCCGGCATCCGCGAAACCATCCTGTTCCCGCTGCTGAAGCCGGAAGGACACTGACCATGGAGTACATTGCCGTCCTGCTGCCCTCCGTCGTGGTCGGCCTGCTTTTCTGGTACGCCATGAAATCGATCTTCAACGCAGACAAATCCGAGCGCCAGGCAGAGGCGCGGGCCCAGGCCGAAGCCCAGGAAAAGGCCCGGCCGGCGGATCCGGGTTCCGCGGACGGCCATTCCCCCGGAATCGCCAAATAGGTCCTTTTCACTTCCGTCGATTTTCCTTGGCAGAAGCCTTTCCACTTTGA
Encoded here:
- a CDS encoding alpha/beta fold hydrolase produces the protein MTRENIRTPDGGTIELFSTGAELASAGSGVVVVPASMVTAVDYTRFAQKLSVSLGRPVHTFNRRGRGSSSPQPEDYTLDVDIRDLDAVMKHTSSTDVFGHSFGGAVALHAARTLPVERLAVFDPAVSVNHSVTADWTTEYERATAAGDDDRALAVLLRGLETGSALSRMPLSMLTLANKLAAGTPIGKQMRELMQTGVREIKAIIAADMPAEPFLELPLETLIIVGEKSPAYFGVACAQIHDVLSGSSYTILPGMGHDGVNKAPDKLITELSEFFAG
- a CDS encoding thymidine kinase → MAKLYFRYGAMNSGKSTGLLQAAFNYEERGQRVLLAKPDVDTKGDSDVVSRLGMTRPVDFVIPAGASVRELFTAHAHGDDPDALLEHVDTQPVACLLVDEAQFLEPAQVDDLFRIAVLDQVPVLAYGIRTDFRTRAFPGSLRLLEIAHTVEELKTICRCGRKAIFNTRRVGNQVVFDGDQVAIDGQDVWYESLCGSCYLEVSGGQLGS
- a CDS encoding DHA2 family efflux MFS transporter permease subunit, encoding MPTDVSSKSPREPAQVAQTPAGGAGPSRKMSRESVTIIVTLLVATFVVILNETIMNVALQRLMVDLRVDAPTVQWLSTGFMLTMAVVIPTTGFILQRLSTRAVFMLAMGLFSGGTLLAAVAPGFEILLLARIVQAGGTAIMLPLLMTTILTLVPVARRGAVMGNVSIAISVAPAMGPTVSGAILEHFSWRFMFVFVLPIALAALAIGARYLTNIGETKKTRLDALSVVLTVPAFGGLVYGLSQIGGGQSGPGSPAVIALVIGAAAMVAFVFRQLRLQKSSAPLLDLRAFDFRMFTVSVLLLVVAMIALFGAVILLPLYLQEIRGLKSLETGLVLLPGGLAMGLLGPFIGRIFDKVGPLPLTVTGSALLVLSLFQFSLLDANTSVAWIIALHVGLSLGLALIFTPAFTTGLNPLPPHLYSHGSAILSTLQQVAGAAGTALLVSIYAVVAASAGMVAGMHAAFLTAAAIALAAVVLSTLMRKTAAAEHPAPVH
- the lysS gene encoding lysine--tRNA ligase encodes the protein MTSQNTPAPNTAAELHDASEQTRIRMEKRAKLIERGIEAYPVGVERTHSLTEIREKYAHLEADETTGDTVGVTGRIVFIRNTGKLCFATLQEGGADGKAVRLQIMLSLANIGEEALADWKSLVDLGDHVFIKGEVISSRRGELSVMADSWSMASKALRPLPVLHAELNEETRVRQRYVDLIVRDEAREMVYTRAAVTRSIRETLHRQGYVEVETPMLQLVHGGATARPFETHMNAFDQKMTLRIATELYLKRTVVGGIDRVYDMGRVFRNEGVDSTHSPEFTTLESYEAWADQFVMADRIKEIILDAADAAGVGRVLQTEAGEINLDGDWAWLAVYPGLSEAVGQEITPDTAAPELLALAAKHDVKVDANWEAEKLVVELFGEIVEPTLMNPTFVYDYPPSAQPLARQHREDGRLIEAWDLIIGGMERGTAFSELIDPVIQRERLTEQSRRSAAGDAEAMQLDEDFLRALEYGAPPMGGIGLGIDRLVMLFTGAGIRETILFPLLKPEGH